The genomic window GGCATGGTTTTGGAAAAAGGATATTTTGATGGGAAAGGGAACACCTTTAGATGCCTGCCAAGTTCCTTCTTTAATCAAGTCACacatgtaagagagagagaatcagaAGTGCTTCTTTTTCATTATACCTGTATATATTTAGCCTGTAGATGAATTATTGCATAACTGTTtggacattaaaaaaacatgcgTTGGAATGAGttgtttttgtatattttgagtGTCATATGGATTTTTGTCCAGCCATAAGAGATCCATCAATTAATAGACGCGTCTGGATCAGGTAAAAACGTCATGTCTTTGCATTTTATTTGCTAAATATGAAAACCCACATCTAAAATTGATCAATCCTGCACTTCTAGTCTCTGAATCAAAGGGTTCGGAAGTATCTAGCGTTCTTCAAGGAAATTTAAACATCTAGAGATGACAGTTACCTCTTTGTAACAACACCCATTAGATGGAAATTTAATTTGTGAAGAAAGATGCTTGAAAGAGGCTCTAATTTGAAAACCAACTGCTTCTCAAAAAGTTTCAAACACTCGGCTGAATTGGGTTCAAATCAGAATCAGTTGTGAGTTGGAAAGATCAGAACTTTTTTCAAACAATTCGAAACTAAACTTGAACTATCTAAAAGATTTATGAAAGTAAATTAAACAATGACATAAAATccaatcaacaaaaaaacattaaatagtcatacttcatatataataaaataaaatctaacaacagaaaagaaacaatttaATTATTGGTAGTCTAAATCGATGCAATCGATTTCACTAACACCAGTCTCAACTGAAGTGGtccaaaaagagagagggagaaagaaagagctcTTACTGTTGGTTGGCCTAGGAGGGTAGAGAGTCTTGATGGCGATGGAGTCAATGAGTGGTCCGCAGGCGGGGTCTTCCTCCACGCCGGGGTTGTGGATGATGACGTCCACCTGCTGGAAGTCGGCCTGGAACGCCCAGGCGTAGGAGTCCCACCCATCGCTGCTGTATATCGTCTGCATGGGCAGCACGCCGGAGTCCAGCGCCACGCTCACGTTCAGCTCCTCCGCCTGAGCGCACGTCCTGGCGGCGCTGAAAGTGACGGAGTAGTACACCCCTACCACCAGCCCCTTCACTCTCTGCTTGATGTACGCCTCGTTCCCCAGCCTCACCGCGTACGCGCCCTCCGGCACCACCAGCAGCATGTCCCCCTGCTTGTGCCCCGACTCTATGTACTCCACGAAGCCGGAGATCTCCCAGAACGGTATCGCGAACCGCCCCGTCACCACCGTGCCGTTCATTTCCGACGGCTTCGGCCCGTACTCGAAGTTCCCGTTCGGTAGTAACCCTGCAACATTCGTTTCATCACGAGTTAACCAATTTATTATGGTTTCAATCATGTCTTTCCTCCTCGTGTTAAATTGGAGGAGTGAATGCTGCTCGTGACTCCATGATCATGGAATGTGTACCGGATGAATCGTAAAGAAATGTGAGACACAACATATCTAGGAGCAATTGAAATTAATGTGGCAGTGATTATTTCTAGTTTCAATAGCGATTCACATAACATTTTTTGTTCTGGTAAAGGGAATGCTCCTTAGGTTGGATTTGagcatttttttccccttctgtTTGAAGGAGTTGTGCCTAGAAAAACCACCATCCATTTGCTGCCATGGTGATAAATTGCCCGATTAGTTATGCTCTGAACTCGTTGGTTACGAAAACGCGAGACTTGAAATGTGACTTCTGAAACTTGTCTGTTGCAAATGTAGAAACAAGCCACAAAAGCAGAACGACACCGTTGCAGGCGAATCTCCGATACCAACTTCAACAACATTAGGCATAAACGTTAAAGAATCATGAAATCAGCAGCAGTTCACTTCTAAGTAGCTTTTTGATCCTTCTTCCTATAAGAGGCTAGAAGAAAATGATCGAAGCAATGCATTTTTGGATAAAAGGGAGAGCAATCATGGgcagaaaagagagaaaagaaaccaaaaaacagGAAAACTGACCCCATCTCTGCAGGTTCTTACTTATCGAAATTTTTTGGGCGAACGTGCGGGGAATAGAAAGAGATGATGAGAAGCACAAAATAGCCGAAGATTAAGTGAAGTACAGCGGCTTACCATCAACAATGGCTAGAACATGACGTTGATGACACGagatgacgaagaagaagaacaatgtAAGGAGAGAACCAGGAGAGAGACCCATTTGGGGGAGGATGGAAGTCTGATACGAATGCGGAGAGGGGATGGCTGAAGGGGCTTTTATTGGTGAGCCAACCATGGACACATCACGAGGTGggtcctctctccctctctctttctctcactctctctctctctgaggtAGAAGAATTGAAAGGGCAGTGGATGGATCGTGAAAATCCTCAGCATTGCTGCACAGAGACAGAATCACCCTACTATTTCTTCTGTCGACATGAAAAACCTACTGCTACTTCATCATTATCAccacaataaaaaaaggaaaatcagagCTTTTCTCCTGTCCACAGTGACCGATAACTCCCCACATGAGCTAACACCTGCACAGATCAATCTACAGAGCAAGTCGGTGTTTAGAACAAACCCATGTTAGCACATTAAATATATGATGCAAAATTAAGCTTTCGTCCTGCATATAGCACCTTAAAAATAGCAGAAAATGTGGTCCCATAAAAGGGAAAAGTTAACCATGTGAATCCTGCCAGCTTTCGGCATTCTACCACACGACCACCATTAATTGGCCTCAATCTTTTAAGCATCTTCATTAACCTCTTCTTTGAGCTCCGGATTTGTGGCGACCTTTCTTTTGTCTGCATAACAGAAGGAACCATAATGTTGTTAAGAACGGAACAGACTTCATGGCTCACTGAATAATCACCCAATAGAAGTTTGAGTAATGGCACATACATCCTGGTAGAATTGTGCACTATTTCCTAGACAAGATTAATGTCTTCAGCAGTTGCATTCATTGCACATCTTATCTTTTGGACTGCTTTTGACCATTCAGTTCACTAAGTTTGAGTAATTGCAGAAACATTGATGTTGACCACAAAATTCAGCAACAATTAATTATATCAATGAAATTTATAAGTTCCCCGTTGTTAAAAGATCCAGAAGCCATTTGCTTCCATGAAACTAATCATATGGATGTTTCCTACAGTTAAAAAAGCCTATAAATACCATAATGAACTGATCAAGATTCCCTGGTAAAGACTTGCGGTTTATGGAACTAAAATTTCCTgatctataaaataaaatcctaggttttcatcttttccaacTTAATCTCAGTGTAGGATCTTAAAAAATCATTGGTCCATACAATTTCAATCAAgtcttgatcatttttttttatttttcttttaggaTGCTAGCTGCAAACAGCATCTCGTGGACTGTACAACCATTGGATGCATGCACATGGTAGCCTTTTATTCAGTTTCGAAAATATTCTGTTCTTGCAGTATAAAAAGTACTCACCAATCAGCAGTTGGGACATTGGCGTGAAAGGCTTTCTAGTCCTAATTCTGCTGCTTAGTTGTAGTTTGATGTTTGATGGCTCTGTCCAGTTAGCCTGGCCCATCACGTGGGATGACGGCCTGGTGTCCAACATCTTACACTCCTTTTAATGGCACGTAGTGTCGCCAAGCTATATCTATccatataatatttttttttttggcataagttcaaaatattttttttgaagcacaACCTCTTAGTCTTTATTATTTCAAAGAGGGTTTTAAGTGTCGAATTTCCTTGCAGCCATAGATGCCAAACACTAGAGCACCAAGCGAGCAGTTGATGTTGATGGTGGCCTtagaaaaggaagcaaagaTAAAACTTTAAGCTTGccatttgatgttaagaacaATCCGTGAGTGTTTTACATTTATTTAAgggtttcatgaatctatccttaATTTggagtagatttatgaaacactcacacATTATTCCTAACGCCAAATAACCATCCTCCCGTCAAAGACATGTCTTCAAGTTTAGAATTTCCTTGCAGCCATAGATGCGGAACACTGGAGCACCAAGCGAGCAGTTGATGTTGACGGTGACCttagaaaaagaagcaaagataAAAACTTTAAGCTACCATTTGATATTAAGAACAACTcttgagtgttttatgaatctaccttaaaatTAAAGAATTTTTATAAAACATTTATTTAAGGGTTTCCTTAATAATTTCTAACGCTAAATAgcctcaaattttcaaaacataaaacattcaTTTTGCCTTTATAATTATTGCAAAAAATTGTATTCCTAccttcattaaaattttgaaagattcaTAGTTTTGGCCCTTCTTAAGAGACCTCAAACAAACAGTTTTGACACTTTTTTGCGCTGGTGAAAAGGTTCGGAAAGTTTAGAGGTCGATcggaaaaatctgaaaattttggtCCTGATTTTTAAATGAAGTAACCACAGAAAAGGCGGCCGTCGAAGTTCTTCCCCCAGAGAACACCAGAACAGCCACGAGGCAAGAAAGCAGAAGCTTTCAACAGGCGTcgaaaaggaaaatgtaaagTTGATGGATCGTGGAGGGATCTGATCCGTTCAGCCACGAATTATAGGTCGAAGTGCAGTGCTACTGTTCATAATTTATTG from Nymphaea colorata isolate Beijing-Zhang1983 chromosome 6, ASM883128v2, whole genome shotgun sequence includes these protein-coding regions:
- the LOC116256255 gene encoding uncharacterized protein LOC116256255, which translates into the protein MGLSPGSLLTLFFFFVISCHQRHVLAIVDGLLPNGNFEYGPKPSEMNGTVVTGRFAIPFWEISGFVEYIESGHKQGDMLLVVPEGAYAVRLGNEAYIKQRVKGLVVGVYYSVTFSAARTCAQAEELNVSVALDSGVLPMQTIYSSDGWDSYAWAFQADFQQVDVIIHNPGVEEDPACGPLIDSIAIKTLYPPRPTNKNLLKNGGFEEGPYVFPNTTWGVLVPPRIEDDHSPLPAWMVESLKAVRYIDSDHYSVPQGRRAVELVAGKESAIAQVARTIPGRLYTLTFAVGDANNKCEGSMVVEAFAGRDTIKVPYESSGTGGFKRAELRFAATSIRTRVVFFSTYYHTRSDAALCGPTIDDVKLLSVRTLPKH